A genomic region of Fusarium oxysporum Fo47 chromosome VI, complete sequence contains the following coding sequences:
- a CDS encoding uncharacterized protein (expressed protein): MSKATDEQLKKLAVDLEWMKAHAEAYEMAFRTEKEEEVVNRLARIFRWREHSLLDTIELDARFVDGPGLFSRPVARHIVDSDRQRLWARASQVYRLAMMAWARSGVAISSLLIYTNTTGCSVPSYDITVGLPGLMDAGLARSSAIVKDLAFSFSTRMDHGWERLAQVYGQKVAAVERRRQRLHWQEIREEIDWQDMHGIIATTEGADYTTDDSDWDSDTEFDMGILDEKGSEIQGRYGDTMPQSLYRDNFPGVSRLLQNMPSLQKLDLHMYQTLEYEAYDGGSRLHYYEAVFKHIVDAKLQFRQLKTLILRGLFLDAEDLLTFMRHHSRIERLELHNAILGPRPGYSGWNNVLTTLCRSAVHHGTSLSSVFCSGLYNTSRTFRGQWGHPHNLLRSHEELKGQWVERWWLRSRQGRPVLWTREVLRDEFEHENAFGEEGGAQGAKNTVQWTPPAGLPMEELRVLQEEEYGRTYG; this comes from the coding sequence ATGTCCAAAGCAACTGACGAACAATTAAAGAAATTAGCAGTCGACCTTGAGTGGATGAAAGCCCACGCTGAGGCATATGAAATGGCCTTCAGGacagaaaaggaagaagaagtcgtgAATCGACTTGCACGTATCTTCAGATGGCGAGAGCATTCTCTGCTAGATACCATCGAATTGGACGCACGATTTGTCGATGGACCGGGTCTGTTCTCTAGGCCTGTGGCTAGACACATCGTAGATTCAGATCGGCAGCGACTGTGGGCTCGAGCCTCACAGGTTTACCGCCTAGCGATGATGGCCTGGGCCCGAAGCGGCGTGGCCATTTCTAGTTTGCTTATATACACCAATACGACAGGCTGCAGTGTACCGTCTTACGATATCACGGTCGGATTGCCAGGGTTGATGGATGCCGGGCTTGCACGATCGTCAGCCATTGTTAAAGACTTAGCCTTTAGCTTTTCCACGCGGATGGACCACGGCTGGGAGCGATTGGCACAAGTCTATGGACAGAAGGTGGCAGCAGTTGAGAGGAGGAGGCAACGTTTGCATTGGCAAGAGATTCGGGAGGAGATCGACTGGCAAGATATGCATGGTATCATCGCAACAACCGAGGGAGCGGATTATACCACGGATGATAGTGATTGGGATTCGGACACGGAGTTCGACATGGGTATCTTGGACGAGAAAGGATCTGAGATACAAGGCCGTTATGGAGACACCATGCCACAATCCCTCTACCGTGACAACTTCCCCGGTGTCTCACGTCTTCTCCAGAATATGCCCAGCCTTCAGAAGTTGGACTTGCACATGTATCAGACCCTTGAATACGAGGCATATGACGGAGGCTCAAGGCTTCATTACTACGAGGCGGTCTTCAAGCATATTGTAGACGCAAAGCTCCAGTTTCGCCAGCTTAAAACTCTGATCCTTCGGGGACTCTTTCTTGACGCCGAAGACCTGCTTACCTTCATGAGGCATCATTCAAGAATTGAGAGACTGGAATTGCATAACGCCATCCTTGGACCCCGTCCCGGTTACTCAGGCTGGAACAATGTCTTGACAACCCTGTGCCGCAGCGCGGTACACCACGGCACGTCATTGTCCAGCGTATTTTGCTCGGGCCTGTATAATACCAGTCGTACGTTTCGTGGGCAATGGGGCCACCCGCACAATCTACTGAGGAGCCATGAAGAGTTAAAAGGTCAATGGGTGGAACGATGGTGGCTTAGGAGCCGCCAAGGGAGGCCAGTACTATGGACTCGCGAGGTTCTGAGAGATGAATTTGAGCATGAGAATGCATTCGGGGAGGAAGGAGGTGCTCAAGGAGCGAAGAACACTGTCCAGTGGACTCCACCTGCTGGACTTCCTATGGAGGAGCTGCGGGTTTTgcaggaggaagaatatGGAAGGACGTATGGTTAG
- a CDS encoding S-adenosyl-L-methionine-dependent methyltransferase, with translation MLGKMATIGADPVIQIDVDDDRDSAAGDDNTSSTASVTSSILNYRFENGRTYHGYKDGKYYMPNDETENDRLDLQHNLFLLTFDNKLGLSPPNLPDFKTGRVLDLGTGTGIWAIDFADEHPEAEVIGVDLSPTQPEFVPPNLQFEIDDIDEEWTYSLPFDYIHSRMMNVSVKNWPEYIRKIFENLTPGGYAELQDVDIMMQSDDNTLTQDHALWKWGFFLAKAGQEHGTPFIETNRLKHIMTEIGFVDVKETPFKWPSNHWPKEKRFKILGEWSNLNTVNLLDGLSMALFTRCLGWTPEEVNVFLVDVRKDLNNPKIHAYWSIRSVYGRKPKIK, from the exons ATGCTTGGTAAAATGGCTACAATCGGTGCAGACCCTGTCATACAGATTGAT GTTGACGACGATCGAGATTCAGCGGCCGGAGAT GACAATACGTCATCAACTGCTAGTGTGACCAGCTCTATCCTCAATTATCGATTCGAAAACGGGCGAACATACCACGGGTACAAGGACGGAA AGTACTATATGCCCAATGACGAAACAGAAAACGACAGACTAG ACTTGCAGCACAATCTGTTCCTCCTGACTTTTGATAACAAGCTTGGTCTCTCCCCGCCGAACCTTCCCGACTTCAAGACTGGCCGAGTTCTGGACCTGGGTACCGGTACAGGCATTTGGGCCATCGACTTTGCTGACGAACATCCCGAGGCTGAG GTGATAGGGGTCGATCTGTCTCCTACCCAACCGGAGTT TGTGCCACCGAATTTACAGTTCGAGATTGACGATATTGACGAAGAATGGACTTATTCTCTGCCATTTGATTATATTCACAGCAGAATGATGAACGTCTCAGTCAAGAACTGGCCAGAGTACATACGCAAGATTTTCGA AAACCTTACTCCGGGCGGCTACGCTGAGCTCCAGGACGTCGATATAATGATGCAATCAGACGACAATACCCTCACCCAAGATCATGCCCTTTGGAAATGGGGCTTTTTTCTGGCCAAAGCCGGACAGGAGCACGGAACTCCTTTCATCGAGACTAATCGACTGAAACACATTATGACCGAAATCGGatttgttgatgtcaaggagACACCATTCAAATGGCCGTCAAACCACTGGCCCAAGGAGAAAAGATTTAAGATCCTTGGAGAGTGGAGCAACCTAAACACAGTTAACCTTCTTGACGGACTTTCAATGGCTTTGTTTACAAGATGCCTTGGCTGGACCCCTGAGGAGGTTAATGTTTTCCTGGTTGATGTCAGGAAGGATTTGAACAACCCGAAAATCCATGCCTACTGGTCAAT CCGTTCAGTTTACGGAAGGAAGCCTAAAATCAAGTAG
- a CDS encoding uncharacterized protein (expressed protein), with the protein MPGQEKLGKPAPRSRTGCLECRRRHIRCDEQQPKCGNCLRSRKHRVCEYPMPTLTLRDRRAQAKARRPWDQLTFAAAKTVTMSPETLPFERALIPLLSPVTGNSYALRSVMLFAALHYDWSTEEGMQAFESTFLHHKIKAIQAINGWIAGGHPQLITSIIRQIATLCFIELILLSQLCLGSLASAKTHIDGMVVLLNQQRLRIHEQPDPYRFQDAEEYQQDEELTDRYFLLILSFYTRYTLHKEPYSGQKSGEDGTPAPASETTLSHPLNQIERNCDPSLKLLSLRTMLLFSKPVPPRATLSWINGRDTIERLKAITESLDMMYGKPHIDHDEVQFAMACTNCVASQIHLDQLASHIASFCYTKDELIRKETEVLEKLQEQELRTTWCGLYIASSIYIHRVLGLGEPEETMAHDYIIHVFKKALMKQFGRMGDGRSMSDQLLLWEMMLGAINVTVDSQGSDQQATKYFSQAIWQWSRTAQIRNWSDAKAILARIAWPEVNAMEDTARQIWERSCGETWY; encoded by the exons ATGCCCGGACAGGAGAAACTAGGCAAACCAGCTCCTCGTAGCCGAACGGGTTGTCTGGAATGCCGTAGGCGTCACATTCGATGTGATGAGCAACAACCAAAATG TGGTAATTGCCTTCGATCTAGGAAACACCGCGTATGCGAGTACCCTATGCCCACGTTGACACTACGCGACCGAAGAGCCCAGGCGAAAGCGCGTAGACCGTGGGACCAGTTGACGTTTGCTGCAGCTAAAACTGTGACTATGTCCCCGGAAACCTTGCCTT TCGAAAGAGCTCTTATACCACT CCTATCGCCTGTCACTGGCAACTCCTATGCGCTTCGGTCCGTAATGCTTTTTGCCGCATTACACTATGATTGGTCTACAGAAGAAGGCATGCAAGCGTTCGAATCGACCTTTCTACACCATAAGATTAAAGCTATACAAGCTATCAATGGCTGGATCGCCGGGGGACATCCTCAACTGATAACTTCCATTATTCGACAAATTGCCACATTGTGCTTCATTGAA CTCATCCTCTTATCTCAGCTTTGCTTGGGAAGTTTAGCTAGTGCCAAAACCCACATCGATGGAATGGTAGTCCTCTTAAATCAGCAAAGACTGCGAATACACGAACAACCAGACCCATACAGATTTCAGGATGCCGAAGAATACCAACAAGACGAAGAGCTCACTGATCGATACTTTCTGCT AATACTTAGCTTTTATACCCGCTATACACTGCACAAAGAGCCATACTCCGGCCAGAAGtcaggagaagatgggaCCCCGGCACCTGCAAGTGAAACTACTCTATCGCACCCCTTGAATCAAATAGAGAGAAACTGTGACCCTTCACTCAAGCTACTTTCTCTTCGCACGATGCTCTTATTTTCAAAGCCCGTGCCACCACGAGCAACTTTGAGCTGGATAAACGGAAGGGACACGATTGAAAGATTAAAAGCCATCACCGAGAGTCTGGACATGATGTACGGAAAGCCGCATATCGACCATGACGAAGTCCAGTTCGCTATGGCATGCACGAACTGTGTCGCGTCACAGATTCATCTCGACCAGTTAGCTTCTCACATCGCCTCATTCTGTTACACCAAGGATGAATTGATAAGGAAGGAAACTGAAGTTTTGGAGAAGCTACAGGAACAAGAACTTCGTACTACGTGGTGTGGCCTATATATTGCTTCTAGCATCTATATCCACCGTgttcttgggcttggtgaACCAGAAGAAACGATGGCCCACGATTATATTATTCATGTTTTCAAGAAGGCTCTTATGAAACAGTTTGGGCGTATGGGGGATGGCAGATCGATGAGTGACCAGCTTCTACTCTGGGAGATGATGTTGGGCGCCATCAATGTCACAGTAGACAGTCAAGGTTCTGATCAACAAGCCACGAAATATTTCTCTCAGGCAATCTGGCAATGGAGCCGGACTGCTCAGATAAGAAATTGGTCAGATGCCAAAGCTATTCTAGCAAGAATAGCATGGCCAGAAGTTAATGCGATGGAGGATACTGCGAGGCAGATATGGGAGCGATCATGTGGTGAAACATGGTATTGA
- a CDS encoding heterokaryon incompatibility protein-domain-containing protein, with amino-acid sequence MENSAHQHIAELDAIVNATQSCPICRDLQPGDDDDEFNTIGTQSLRDDCGYCRILKSAMNSLADGPTTQIFVRSKEDGLISVEYFSEKNPGSEDSYASKAGFIIYSHDKSRFIPDLGILSAYPESTELDASVNFINAQMSECSTKHEPCKKQLESPLPTRVVSVGSSDADIRLVELKNVPARYVTLSHCWGRKQPLRTIISNFEDMKKSIDANSLPIVFQQAIWIVRMLKIDYIWIDSLCIIQDSQSDWELESLQMCDYYENSFLTISTATSPNSTIPFLGPRDKRWWPAKLNLTNGSSSEDVYAQRIPSEPEEEGILFTRAWTWQEAAMSSRTVYFTPSELIWECLEHVVPQRYIPDLEVSERLGFSKVLSILRFSLNPDMDRDIDRSVGDSSDDILGSENPMGITPPGFDSAISSNASALSRPDSPSSTSSDANIMNFVWDMWDDLVTYYSRRHLTFVTDKLPALSGVASRVHKITKSRYLAGMWEDNLGIELCWARAYREYQDLPTLSTQYVAPSWSWASIHGAVKSLVERTISTFEPSFTIIEANSNVSGLNPFGGVTAGHLLMRGQIAEAMLTCDDPQTSLYYKISGPTDKWEFSPDSILVLNNGNVSRAKQDPKPSKFTAKIHCLYIGSRYSARGDESDREFFMLVLGQSENADGDKSFCRIGLAYSQSNLLFKGAPVLDVKVPIYPGKSPVVVVPDVPEQSSKLSKAEQPYKPVSPEHPGTPKQPKTPESPENTTKPEAPLTTGSNETLEVLVVTAGAAKKTFAGVAAVFAGLSFLL; translated from the exons ATGGAGAATTCCGCTCACCAACATATAGCTGAGCTCGACGCCATAGTCAACGCTACGCAGAGCTGTCCTATATGCAGAGACCTACAGCCcggtgacgatgatgatgaattcAATACTATCGGGACTCAAAGTCTCAGAGATGATTGTGGATACTGTCGTATTCTCAAATCAGCCATGAATAGCCTGGCTGATGGACCGACAACTCAGATTTTTGTTCGTAGCAAAGAGGATGGGCTTATTAGCGTTGAGTACTTCTCTGAGAAGAACCCAGGCTCCGAGGATAGCTATGCGAGCAAGGCCGGGTTTATCATCTATTCTCATGATAAG TCTCGATTCATTCCTGACCTTGGAATCCTCAGCGCATATCCCGAATCAACCGAGCTCGATGCATCCGTAAATTTCATCAATGCACAGATGTCAGAATGCAGCACCAAACACGAGCCATGCAAAAAACAGCTCGAGTCACCGCTTCCAACGCGCGTCGTTAGTGTTGGCTCTTCTGACGCAGATATCCGGCTTGTCGAGTTAAAGAACGTCCCAGCACGATACGTAACATTGAGCCACTGCTGGGGTCGTAAACAACCACTCAGGACAATTATTTCCAACTTCGAAGACATGAAAAAGTCAATCGATGCAAATTCCCTACCGATTGTCTTCCAGCAAGCGATTTGGATCGTTCGGATGCTAAAAATCGACTATATATGGATTGATTCACTTTGCATTATTCAAGACAGCCAGTCGGACTGGGAACTTGAGTCTTTGCAAATGTGCGATTACTACGAAAACTCCTTCTTGACTATCTCAACAGCCACATCACCAAATTCTACCATCCCATTTCTCGGCCCACGAGACAAGAGGTGGTGGCCGGCTAAACTCAACCTGACAAATGGTTCGAGTAGCGAAGACGTTTACGCGCAGCGCATACCGAGCgagccagaagaagaaggaataCTTTTTACGCGAGCGTGGACATGGCAAGAGGCTGCCATGTCATCGCGCACAGTTTATTTCACGCCGTCGGAACTCATTTGGGAGTGTTTAGAACATGTTGTGCCACAAAGATATATACCTGATCTTGAAGTATCTGAAAGGCTGGGCTTTTCTAAAGTTTTGTCTATTCTAAGATTTAGCTTGAATCCGGATATGGATCGCGATATCGACAGGTCAGTGGGAGATAGTAGTGACGATATCTTGGGGAGCGAAAATCCCATGGGCATAACTCCGCCAGGTTTCGACTCTGCAATTTCGTCAAATGCTTCGGCACTCTCGCGCCCGGATAGCCCCAGCTCCACCTCTTCCGACGCCAACATAATGAATTTTGTTTGGGATATGTGGGATGACCTAGTGACATACTACTCACGTCGTCATCTCACCTTTGTCACTGACAAATTACCGGCACTGAGTGGCGTCGCGTCTCGTGTCCATAAAATCACAAAGTCCCGTTATCTTGCAGGCATGTGGGAGGATAACCTTGGTATCGAGCTATGCTGGGCCAGGGCATATAGAGAGTATCAAGACTTACCGACCCTTTCCACGCAGTATGTGGCACCCTCATGGTCGTGGGCCTCGATACATGGAGCAGTGAAGAGTCTGGTAGAGAGAACGATCAGTACCTTCGAACCCAGCTTCACCATCATTGAAGCCAACTCTAATGTTTCAGGGCTCAACCCATTCGGCGGGGTCACTGCCGGCCACCTTCTCATGAGAGGACAGATCGCTGAGGCGATGTTGACCTGCGACGACCCTCAAACAAGTCtctattataaaatatcGGGGCCTACAGACAAATGGGAGTTTTCTCCTGACAGCATCCTCGTCTTGAATAATGGCAATGTATCAAGGGCTAAGCAGGATCCAAAACCCTCCAAGTTCACGGCCAAGATTCATTGCCTGTACATTGGCTCGAGATACAGTGCTCGAGGCGACGAGAGTGACAGAGAATTCTTCATGTTAGTGTTGGGTCAATCTGAAAATGCTGATGGCGATAAGTCATTTTGTCGCATTGGTCTGGCCTATTCCCAGAGTAACTTGTTATTCAAAGGAGCTCCTGTGCTAGATGTCAAAGTG CCTATCTACCCTGGCAAGTCCcctgttgttgttgtcccTGATGTTCCTGAGCAATCTTCCAAGCTTTCCAAGGCCGAACAACCTTACAAGCCTGTCAGCCCTGAGCACCCTGGAACTCCCAAACAACCTAAGACTCCCGAGAGCCCCGAGAACACCACTAAGCCTGAGGCTCCTCTGACCACCGGCTCTAACGAGACGCTTGAGGTTCTCGTAGTCACCGCTGGCGCCGCGAAGAAAACCTTTGCCGGCGTGGCCGCTGTTTTCGCTGGTCTTTCTTTCCTCCTGTAA
- a CDS encoding putative glucosyl/glucuronosyl transferase: MTTHSPSKEDEPTSETGIQQTILVQAQAAATAQVITDSTKPARRKALLDETDLVTLDPNEDDVPPPAYGDAYGEICNAKDGLGTSASVTEDGRVNIRINQLNRRLSQVFSPALHQQAQSVQETRPPPISYISSDLGGDGISKPPQLNVVIQVVGSRGDVQPFVALGKVLKDTYGHRVRLATHPNFKNFVLENGLEFFSIGGDPSQLMSFMVKNPGLMPGFGSLLKGDVGQRRRDVTEYIQGCWRSCYKAGDGMSHDATGDGTSEPAASPFIADCIIANPPSFAHIHCAERLGIPLHIMFTMPYSPTQAFPHPLANIQSSNTDPQLTNYISYAMIELLAWQGLSDIINRFRAKCLGLDPVSVIWAPGMLQRLKIPHTYCWSPALIPKPKDWGSQISISGFYFLNLASNYTPSLDLQAFLDAGPPPVYIGFGSIVLRDPNAMTDLIFEAVRKTGQRVLLSKGWGGMGADELRIPDGVFMLGNVPHDWLFKHVSCVVHHGGAGTTAAGIKAGRPTVVVPFFGDQPFWGAMVSQAGVGPDPIPHKQLTADRLADAINFCLKSESLERAKELASKIIAERGCDIGAQSLHQHLEVNRLRCALAPSRVATWRIKHTQVRLSAFAAWTLANANLLDFHDLKLFRSREYVTDEGPWDPISGGFAAICRALGNMAMGVADFPSETLKALPIPSTSSRKQSQVSLSTTSSKGKALRIGGSIPLTFSEQKRTGLNSQESLATVQSLPSLSGKDYDMLRQTRAHTSKGFGRIVKAALESPAEISVSFTRGFHNVPKLWGDETVRPQEKVTDLKSGFKAIGKEFGFGWYDGVTGLFTQPWKGAQKDGAGGFVKGIGKGVGGFLIKPNAALWSIPAYFMKGVNKEVQKLFGSTVQNYIVASRVTQGYEEWLQSSDAEKEDVIVRWKLIQKYLKKKADPEDMIRDVLEAHRERDTEKGEAHQEGGDTASPAQPTDAMKPQAQYAEDAVPTLGNNSKSSFPLDGSLGMAGHQKYQDDLREAMASSETEAQRHASEALEYEKLLKSVITQSVREQRQSENASERESQIDLRGKKQIECERVTENTDKRTEQVYDQVHPQGATQSAFVKQQRRQEGEKTTEEKTEEEIVMEYIKKASLLEIYRQEEGQGCATGTVE, encoded by the exons atgacCACCCATTCTCCCTCAAAAGAGGATGAACCGACATCTGAAACCGGCATCCAGCAAACCATACTTGTACAAGCACAGGCTGCCGCTACTGCCCAGGTCATTACTGACTCCACAAAGCCCGCAAGACGTAAGGCCCTCTTGGATGAGACCGACCTTGTTACTCTTGATCCGAACGAAGATGACGTGCCTCCTCCAGCCTACGGCGACGCCTATGGCGAGATTTGTAACGCAAAAGACGGCTTGGGTACCAGTGCGTCTGTAACTGAAGATGGCCGTGTCAACATTCGCATCAATCAGCTCAACCGGCGTTTATCCCAGGTATTTTCTCCTGCTTtacatcaacaagctcagaGTGTTCAAGAAACTCGACCGCCTCCTATTTCCTACATATCCTCTGACTTGGGAGGTGACGGGATCTCCAAGCCCCCTCAATTAAACGTCGTCATCCAAGTTGTGGGCTCCCGCGGCGATGTGCAACCCTTCGTTGCCCTGGGGAAAGTTCTAAAAGATACTTACGGCCATCGCGTACGTCTAGCAACCCATCCGAACTTCAAGAACTTCGTGCTGGAGAATGGTCTCGAGTTCTTCAGTATCGGAGGCGACCCTTCCCAACTGATGTCCTTCATGGTCAAGAATCCCGGTCTGATGCCAGGCTTTGGCAGTTTGCTAAAGGGAGACGTCGGTCAGCGAAGAAGGGATGTTACCGAATACATTCAAGGCTGCTGGCGATCATGCTATAAAGCAGGTGATGGAATGAGTCATGATGCTACCGGCGATGGTACTTCGGAACCTGCAGCAAGCCCCTTCATCGCCGACTgcatcatcgccaacccACCAAGCTTTGCCCATATCCATTGCGCAGAAAGATTGGGCATTCCTCTCCACATTATGTTCACGATGCCCTATTCGCCAACACAAGCTTTTCCTCATCCCCTGGCCAACATCCAATCGTCCAACACCGACCCTCAACTCACAAACTATATCAGTTATGCTATGATCGAACTCCTCGCATGGCAGGGACTAAGTGATATCATCAACCGATTTCGTGCCAAGTGTCTCGGTTTGGATCCTGTCAGCGTTATCTGGGCCCCTGGGATGCTCCAACGTCTCAAAATTCCTCACACATATTGCTGGTCTCCCGCTTTGATACCGAAGCCGAAAGATTGGGGTTCTCAAATATCCATCTCCGGATTCTACTTCCTCAATTTAGCCTCAAACTACACCCCTTCTCTCGACCTCCAAGCATTTCTCGACGCCGGCCCCCCACCCGTTTATATAGGGTTCGGCAGTATTGTTTTGAGAGACCCCAACGCGATGACTGATCTCATATTTGAGGCCGTAAGAAAGACAGGCCAACGTGTTCTTCTCTCTAAAGGTTGGGGAGGCATGGGCGCAGATGAGCTACGTATTCCTGACGGCGTCTTTATGCTAGGTAACGTGCCACATGACTGGCTTTTTAAGCACGTCTCGTGTGTTGTTCACCATGGTGGTGCAGGAACTACAGCGGCAGGTATCAAAGCAGGTCGACCGACTGTAGTTGTTCCATTCTTTGGAGACCAGCCTTTCTGGGGCGCCATGGTCTCACAGGCAGGCGTCGGTCCAGATCCGATCCCTCATAAACAACTCACAGCGGATAGACTAGCTGATGCTATTAACTTTTGTCTGAAATCGGAAAGTCTGGAACGCGCCAAAGAACTCGCAAGCAAGATTATAGCAGAGCGAGGGTGCGATATTGGTGCTCAGtcacttcatcaacatctcgaGGTTAATCGACTTCGTTGCGCCCTTGCACCATCTCGAGTTGCTACATGGCGTATCAAGCATACCCAGGTCAGGCTGAGCGCTTTTGCCGCTTGGACTCTGGCGAATGCGAATCTCTTGGATTTTCATGACTTAAAGCTCTTTAGATCACGAGAATACGTTACCGATGAAGGGCCTTGGGATCCAATTTCTGGAGGGTTTGCAGCAATTTGTAGGGCATTAGGTAATATGGCCATGGGCGTAGCCGATTTTCCCTCAGAGACACTCAAGGCTTTACCGATTCCGTCCACGTCGAGCCGAAAGCAGTCACAGGTTTCGTTGTCGACAACATCAAGCAAAGGTAAGGCCTTGCGTATCGGGGGAAGTATCCCGCTGACCTTCTCAGAACAAAAACGGACAGGCTTGAATAGCCAAGAATCTCTTGCTACTGTTCAAAGTCTTCCGAGCCTCTCTGGCAAAGACTATGATATGCTGCGCCAGACTAGAGCGCACACGAGCAAAGGCTTCGGGCGTATTGTAAAAGCGGCGTTGGAATCACCAGCGGAAATCTCTGTGAGTTTTACAAGAGGGTTCCACAATGTCCCCAAGCTTTGGGGGGATGAGACCGTACGCCCCCAAGAGAAAGTGACCGATCTCAAGTCGGGTTTTAAGGCAATAGGCAAAGAGTTTGGTTTCGGCTGGTACGACGGTGTCACTGGCTTGTTCACTCAACCCTGGAAAGGCGCCCAGAAAGACGGTGCCGGCGGCTTCGTCAAAGGAATTGGCAAAGGGGTCGGTGGATTCTTGATCAAGCCGAATGCAGCCCTCTGGAGTATCCCCGCTTACTTCATGAAGGGAGTAAACAAAGAAGTGCAGAAATTGTTCGGCAGCACTGTGCAGAACTACATCGTCGCTTCAAGGGTGACTCAAGGATATGAAGAGTGGCTGCAAAGCTCCGATGCTGAAAAGGAAGATGTCATCGTCCGTTGGAAGCTCATTCAGAAGtacctcaagaagaaggctgatcCTGAAGACATGATACGAGATGTATTAGAAGCACACCGAGAGAGGGACACGGAGAAAGGGGAGGCTCACCAAGAGGGTGGAGATACCGCGAGTCCCGCTCAGCCCACCGACGCTATGAAACCTCAGGCTCAATATGCCGAGGATGCTGTTCCCACCCTGGGTAATAATTCTAAGTCCTCTTTCCCCCTCGATGGATCTTTGGGGATGGCTG GCCATCAGAAATACCAGGATGATCTGCGAGAAGCGATGGCATCCAGCGAGACTGAAGCTCAACGACACGCAAGTGAAGCATTAGAGTATGAGAAACTCCTAAAGAGCGTCATAACGCAGAGTGTGAGGGAGCAAAGACAAAGCGAAAACGCTAGTGAACGGGAATCGCAAATTGATCTTCGTGGCAAGAAACAAATAGAGTGCGAGAGGGTAACAGAGAATACCGACAAGCGAACGGAGCAGGTGTATGATCAGGTACATCCTCAGGGTGCTACTCAAAGCGCTTTTGTGAAGCAACAACGGAGACAAGAGGGAGAGAAAACAACCGAAGAGAAGACGGAAGAGGAGATCGTGATGGAATACATCAAGAAAGCAAGCCTCTTGGAAATATAccgtcaagaagaagggcaggGCTGTGCAACAGGAACAGTGGAATAG
- a CDS encoding oxidoreductase produces the protein MSSQLSGKVYVITGSASGIGFSTAKALLSRGAIVALCDISKDGLDKFREETQESNKERVFVREVDITDRAAVRSFISVAKGKFHRIDGCANIAGTAGRRLGHEAIWDVSDEQYDFVMDINTRGAFNVLSETLRPGVMEEPGSVVHVSSMYGERAFPKGSIYSASKHAGIGLAKSAAVEAAKRGIRVNIVTPGPINTPMLRLNQEHGGEGTAPDVPTGRLGESEEVANVIIFLLSSEASYVTGATWAVDGGANC, from the exons ATGTCTTCTCAGCTTTCCGGAAAGGTATACGTGATTACTGGCAGTGCGTCTGGCATTGGCTTCTCGACCGCAAAGGCTCTGCTTAGCCGTGGCGCAATCGTGGCTCTCTGCGACATCAGCAAAGATGGACTGGACAAGTTCCGAGAGGAGACGCAAGAAAGCAACAAGGAAAGAGTGTTTGTACGCGAAGTAGATATAACCGATCGCGCAGCCGTCAGATCCTTCATCTCTGTTGCAAAGGGAAAGTTCCACAGAATCGACGGGTGCGCCAACATTGCCGGGACAGCAGGCCGTCGTCTTGGACACGAAGCCATCTGGGATGTTAGCGACGAGCAGTACGACTTTGTCATGGACATAAACACCCGTGGCGCCTTCAACGTGCTCAGCGAAACGCTCAGGCCTGGGGTGATGGAAGAACCGGGCAGCGTTGTGCACGTATCGAGTATGTACGGCGAGCGCGCGTTTCCAAAGGGCAGCATTTACAGCGCCAGCAAACATGCCGGGATTGGGCTCGCCAAGAGCGCCGCCGTAGAGGCAGCCAAGCGTGGCATCCGAGTGAACATCGTGACGCC TGGGCCAATTAACACTCCTATGCTTCGTTTGAACCAGGAGCACGGCGGCGAAGGCACGGCTCCGGATGTGCCAACAGGTCGACTCGGGGAGTCGGAGGAGGTCGCAAacgtcatcatcttcctcttgaGTTCAGAAGCGAGTTATGTCACTGGGGCTACCTGGGCAGTGGACGGAGGCGCTAACTGCTAG